GGTTCTGGTTCTGGCGACGTGAGGAGGACGATATGAGCGATATTACCCGAAGGCAGGCAATCGGCACCGCCGCCCTTTCCGCAGCCGGCGCGGCGCTGGTAGCAACCCATGGCAGCGTTGCCGGGCAGGCGCCGGCCTCTGCTGCCGCCGCCTTCGCCGGAAAGCACACCCCCAAGCCGCTGCGCTTTAACCCCGCTAAACTAACCGGGCTGTCGGAGAAGCTCATCACCTCGCACTGGGAGAACAATTACCAGGGCTCGGTGCGCGGGCTCAATACCATCGAGACCCGGCTCGCCGCGGCGATGGCCGATCCCGAATTTCCGCCGGTCGCCTACTCCGGGCTCAAGCGCGAGGAACTGCACCGCACCGGATCGGTGGTGCTGCACGAGCTCTATTTCGGCGCGCTCGGCGGGAATGGCACTCCCGGCGGATCGATCACCGAAGCGCTGACAAGCTGGTTCGGCGGATACGATGCCTGGGCGGCCGAGTTCCGGCGCACCGCGATGAGCCTTGCCGGCGGATCGGGCTGGTGCGTGCTCACGTGGAACGCGCACACCCGGTCGCTCCACAATTACTGGGCTTGGGATCACATGCACGGCGCGGTGACCGGCACCCCGCTGATCGCGCTCGACATGTATGAACATGCCTATCACATGGACTATGGCACCGCCGCCGCGCGCTATGTCGATGCTTTCATGGCCAATCTCGACTGGGAGGTGGTCGACGCGCGGTATCGCGCGGCGATTGCCTGATCAGGAGCGGCCCGGCCAGTGTCCGTGCAAGTCGTCGATGACATAGGGATGGGCGTGTTGCCCACCGCCATGCCCGGCCAGATGTGGATGGTCTGCGGGCAGATCGGGGTGGTCGTGGGCCAATGCGGCGGGGTCGTTCGTCGGCCAGCGCCATAGCGCCAGCAACAGTCCCGCAGCGCCGAGCCCCGCCAGTGCGACCAAGGCGGTTGTCATGCCGAAGCGGGCGCCCGCCTGCCCCGCGATCGGATAGGCCATCAGCCAGCAGACATGGCTGAGCGCGAACTGCGCGGCGAAGAGCGCGGGGCGATCAGCCTCGCTGGATGACCGCCGCAGCAGCCTGCCACCCGGCGTAACGCAGAGCGAATAGCCGATACCCATCACCAGCCACCCGGCAAGAAGATGGGGCCAATCGAGCGCCAGACCTGCCAGTCCGCCAAACGTCACGGTGAGGATTAGAGCCCCCGTGAGCATGACCGTCCGGTCGGCGATGTGCTGCAACACCCGCGGCAGCGCGAGTGCGGCCAGCATCGAGCCGCCGCCATAGGCCGCAAGCGCCAGAGCCACATCACCCTGACTGCGGCCCATGCCCTTCACAATGACGACCGTGTTGACGATCACCATTGCGCTGCCCGCCGCAGCAGTGAGGGTCACGGCCAGCAGGCCGAGCAGGCGGGGTGTCTTCAAATAGATGCGCGCGCCGCGCGTGGTCTTGCGCCAGACACTCTCGACAATCGCCGCGGCAGCCTTGCGATGCGGCAGCGCGGCCGTGACGACCAGCAGCGCCGAGATCGCAAAGCCGATCGCTGTGCCCGCGAACAGCCAGTGGAAGCTGATCACCGTCAGGAGCGCAGCGGCCAGAATCGGGCTCAGCAGGCTTTCCAGATCATAGGCGAGGCGCGAAAGCGAGAGTGCGCGGGTGTATTCCTCCTCGTCCGGGAGAATATCGGGGATGGTCGCCTGAAACGTCGGCGTGAAGGTCGCCGAGGCCGATTGCAGCAGGAAGATCAGCAGATAGACCTGCCAGACCGCATCGACGAACGGTAGCGTCAGTGCAGCACCGGCGCGCAGCAGGTCCATCGCCACCAACAGTCCCTTGCGCGGCAGCCTGTCGGCATAGGCCCCGACCACCGGCGCGACGCCGATATAAGCCACCATCTTGATCGCCAGCGCCGTGCCCAGCACCGCACCCGCATCCGCGCCGGCGATCTCGTAAGCCAGCAGACCGAGGGCAACCGTGGCAAGCCCCGTCCCCACCAGCGCGATGACCTGCGCCAGAAACAGATGCCGGTAGGTGCGGTGTGCAAGCACGGATAGCATGATCGGGTTCTCCTATCCCTTGCCGCCCAGATGTATCATGCCACGTTCGCCGGCATGGCCGAACCTTGTTGCGCCTCCACGTCCCTCCCGCGCACCATGCGGTAGAGCGCGGGCAGGACGATGAGGGTCAGGATGGTCGAGGAAAT
The Sphingopyxis macrogoltabida genome window above contains:
- a CDS encoding MFS transporter, producing the protein MLSVLAHRTYRHLFLAQVIALVGTGLATVALGLLAYEIAGADAGAVLGTALAIKMVAYIGVAPVVGAYADRLPRKGLLVAMDLLRAGAALTLPFVDAVWQVYLLIFLLQSASATFTPTFQATIPDILPDEEEYTRALSLSRLAYDLESLLSPILAAALLTVISFHWLFAGTAIGFAISALLVVTAALPHRKAAAAIVESVWRKTTRGARIYLKTPRLLGLLAVTLTAAAGSAMVIVNTVVIVKGMGRSQGDVALALAAYGGGSMLAALALPRVLQHIADRTVMLTGALILTVTFGGLAGLALDWPHLLAGWLVMGIGYSLCVTPGGRLLRRSSSEADRPALFAAQFALSHVCWLMAYPIAGQAGARFGMTTALVALAGLGAAGLLLALWRWPTNDPAALAHDHPDLPADHPHLAGHGGGQHAHPYVIDDLHGHWPGRS
- a CDS encoding superoxide dismutase, with translation MSDITRRQAIGTAALSAAGAALVATHGSVAGQAPASAAAAFAGKHTPKPLRFNPAKLTGLSEKLITSHWENNYQGSVRGLNTIETRLAAAMADPEFPPVAYSGLKREELHRTGSVVLHELYFGALGGNGTPGGSITEALTSWFGGYDAWAAEFRRTAMSLAGGSGWCVLTWNAHTRSLHNYWAWDHMHGAVTGTPLIALDMYEHAYHMDYGTAAARYVDAFMANLDWEVVDARYRAAIA